The Candidatus Methylacidiphilales bacterium DNA window TCAGCCCACAAAATCTACGCCCCCAAAGGCATCGGCGCCCTCTACATCCGCCGCGGCACCCCCTTCAAACCCCTCCTAATCGGTGGCGCCCAAGAACAAGGCCGCCGCGGCGGCACAGAAAACGTCGCCAGCATCGTCGCCTTCGGCAAAGCTGCCGAGCTCGCCGCCTCCCGCCTCCCACACTGCACCGATCACCTCCGCCTCCTCCGCGACACCTTCGAAACCCAAATCCTCCAAGCCATCCCCACAGCCCGCATCAACGGCCATCCACAACTCCGCCTCCCCAACACCACCAACATCACCTTCCCCCACCAAATCCCCGCAGAAGCCCTCCTCCTACGCCTCAGCCTCCAAGGTGTCAGCCTCTCCGCTGGATCCGCCTGCACCTCCGGCTCCGTTCACCCCTCCCACGTCCTCACCGCCATGGGCCTCACCCCCACACAAGCCAAATCCAGCCTACGCTTCTCCTTCGGCATCACCCAAACCCTCGACGACATCCAGGAAGGCGCACGAAAAGTCATCGACGCCTACCACCATCTGCGCAAAACTCTCCAGCCTGTAACCTAAGGCACATGCCACCTATAGATTCCTCCAGTCATCTCCCCTCTTCCTCCTACACCCTCTACACTCATACCGGCGGTGATTTAGAAACAAACGCCTACATCCTCTCCCTCCCCAACCCCAAAAACCAAACCGTCACCCTCTGCTTTGACGCACCGCAGGACACCCTTCGCGCCCTTCAAAAACTCAGCCTCACCCCCCAAGCCCTCATCCTCAC harbors:
- a CDS encoding MBL fold metallo-hydrolase, which codes for MPPIDSSSHLPSSSYTLYTHTGGDLETNAYILSLPNPKNQTVTLCFDAPQDTLRALQKLSLTPQALILTHGHFDHITDAAAIAETYHCPIYIHPADQFMIENPSIFTLWG